TTCGCCGGGATGGGGGCCAAACTGCCGGGGCCGACCCTGTTTGTGGTGGCCCTGTCCAAGTTCCTGCAAAAATTTATCGTACCCATAATAATAGTGGTGGCGGGAGCGGTCATTTCCATCCAAAGATGGTATAAAACCGATAAGGGCCAGTTATACTTGGATTCGCTGATGCTGAAAATTCCGGTTTTAGGCGACCTTCAGCAGAAATCAGCCATCGCCAGGTTTGCCCGGACGTTGGGCACTTTACTTTCCTCCGGCGTGGCTATTATGGACGCCCTGGAGATCACCGCCAAGACCGCCGGCAACCGGGTGGTGTCGGACGCCATCATGGCGGCCCGCAAGTCCATCGGCGGCGGCGAGACCATCTCGGGGCCTTTAAAGACCATGAAGATCTTTCCGCCGATGGTGGTTCAGATGGTGGCGGTGGGCGAGGCCACCGGCGGACTGGATGAGATGTTGAACAAGATCGCCGATTTTTACGACGAGGAAGTGGACGGCGCAGTAGATGGCCTGACTGCGGCCATGGAGCCTATTATCATGGTGGTGTTGGGCCTGGGCATCGGCGGCATGGTGGTGGCCATGTACCTGCCCATATTCACCATGACCTCGGCTCTGATGGGCGGACAGTAACGGGGGAAAACTAATCCGACTCGTCTGATAGGCAGCATATAGCGAATAGCGTACAGGGTATAGCGTTCAGGGCCTGGGTCAT
This window of the candidate division TA06 bacterium genome carries:
- a CDS encoding type II secretion system F family protein — encoded protein: MPIYIWKGRDSKSGIVSGELTAENEAAVIEALRKRNIIVSSVRTKPKDLMKLSFGAAKVSGKDLSIFTRQFATMINAGLPLVQCLEILGSQNDNPTLRKVIEQIKTDVEGGSTLAEALKRQKSTFTELYINMTAAGEAGGILDNILNRLAIYLEKSEALIGKVKRAMIMPIILTTVAIGAATILLIFVIPIFEKMFAGMGAKLPGPTLFVVALSKFLQKFIVPIIIVVAGAVISIQRWYKTDKGQLYLDSLMLKIPVLGDLQQKSAIARFARTLGTLLSSGVAIMDALEITAKTAGNRVVSDAIMAARKSIGGGETISGPLKTMKIFPPMVVQMVAVGEATGGLDEMLNKIADFYDEEVDGAVDGLTAAMEPIIMVVLGLGIGGMVVAMYLPIFTMTSALMGGQ